The Betta splendens chromosome 2, fBetSpl5.4, whole genome shotgun sequence nucleotide sequence GTCGACTATGTGGTCAATGAAAACCAGGCTAACGATAATTAGCACTTCATTTTTCTTACTTACCCTGTTCCGCAGTCAACAACACAAGCCGGTAGCCGACCCGCCATGCTTGCTATCCTTAAAACTACCTACAAGTGAATATATCGGAAGACCTATATAAACAGATATTTTACAGTGGCTAATTAAGCCGCAAAAGAGTGGGTGTATAGCAGGAACGGTCGAAACAGGAACGCTTCCGGGTTCCGTGAAATTTCTTCTAGTGCAGCGTCAGCAGTTTCGCATGCGCAGTAACGCCCCCATGTGGATAGGTATAGTTACTGCACACGATTCAAGCATATAAATGTTGTGCTGTTGTCTTAagcattttttttctgaaccgAAAAAagtgttcagctttttaataattGCACGTTTATGATATTCGTTATCATTTTAGTGAAAGAAAATTCTGATGACACTATTCTTTGTGGTAAATTAGccaactacaactacaacaactgatTTCACAGGcctgaaaaatgcaaaaacaatgcCACCTAAAAATGAAATTTACTCTTAGTTTAGTCAAGTAAAAGCTCCCAAACCAACAACCTTGGAGAGATTTTGTGCTTTGCGGTGTGTTTGAGTTTTTGCAGGTAGTGGCATAAGACACTTGTTTCAATGTGGCTACTAATGTTTCGTCCTTTTTGTTGATTATTTCTCCCAATCAATGCAGAGGCAGACTATAAACCAGGCAGCACGAACAATGTTACATGCCACTTTTTAATTATACGTTTTTAATGTTTACTAACACTGGTTTTCCATTGGATAAGGAGTAGAACCAATCTCAGCTCACACCAATGACTTCACCAGATGTTATCAGTGATTTAAGTGCCATCAAAGAACAGACAAAATGGTCCCCAACCTCTACAGCTGCACGTGGAGGGCCACTGATAAAAACGATATATGAGCCAGAAGAAGCCTTGGGGTTTGATTCTTCTGCAGAGAGCCTTACAACATTGGAGTCAATCATGAGGCCTAGGAACATTGGCCCTTTGTCCTGGGGCAAAATCATCACTCACACAAGAGTCTCTTCCCCACAGTCTCCTAGAAAAGCCCTTGGCTCTCTTGGTCCTGATAGAAACATCTTCTCCCTGTGGTGCCCTGGCCGCTTGATGGAAACTCCCTATCAGGAGCTGTGGGTGGAACAATTTGTTTCCGCATTGTCAGTGCTGGAGCAAAGATTTGCCAGAAGCCCTATATCAATGAAGGACTTTCCTTTACATCATGGAGACAAATGAACGCAGCAGTGTCTTCAGTGTCTTATGATTCTAAAACACAGGACCTTcgtaaaaacattattaattcCTTCAAATAATTGAaagttatagttaaagttaataATTGTCATAACATCGAACTGTTACTGTCCCTTTAAGAGTGTTTTTAAAGTGTCTGAACTCAGATCCAGAGCCTAATTTCACAAAAACCACAATCTCCATGACTTCATCATTATTTAATTGTGGAGGTACTTCGCATTCCTGTGTGCCTCTATTTCAGATACTAGAGGGCACCAGCGCTCTCATTTTTAACAAGCAGCCCAGACATGTGAGGCTTGCAAAGCCTACCCAGACCAAAACACAAGCCTTGGTTTCTGGCAGCacagcctgttttttgacctctTCGCTGCATCAATAAAACATCCATACTCAGATGAAATAATAAGCGGGACAAGGGATTTCTACAAGCATTCTCCAAGTTGGCTTTGCTTTCGTTTTAAAGACCTTTAGcatcaattcaattcaactcAATTCAGTTTTACTAGTAAAGTAACATCAATCTAATGTtttctcaaggcactttacaaggtttaaGACTTTACATAAAGCAAACTTTTATTCGGGCCAATCAATAAACTGTATATTATCATACTTAACATGAATCTTATGCTCGTTAACTTTGTCTCAGCTACAGATAAATCGCTCCTTTGCACTGCTGTAACTTTAGAGAAGTTTTTCAattgtgtttggtttttatCATTGACCCTTATTTGTGCTATGAAAATTGGCACAAATTACAAACTTGGAACAGCTCATATTTGGCATATTTATGGGAAATTACAATGTCACTTGTGTGTGAATCAATAACCAAACAATGTTGGTGATATTTTCTGATTAATTATGATTAAATACACCATATTACATCCACATGGCTGGACTGAGCTTAATTGGCTCTCTGGTGGATTGCTTGCGATCTGTACCTGACTCTCCCCACCTACACCTGAATACATAattctccccctcttttttcGATGTGCTGCGCAGTAAACAAAGTAGATGAGTTAAGGTCCCTCATCACCTGAAGTATTTCCATCACCACATCCCTAATAcgagtgtgtttgcgtgcatgtCATTAGCGTGAGGCAGAGGTGggcattattatttttaataatctcCTATTTTTGCTGCTTCTTAACCTCAGGAGAGCTGCAGGCAGCACTTCCCCTCTGTGATGGTCAGGCCTAACTCCTGACATCACCGTCTCCTAATGATGCTCTATCAAAGTGATTGCTCGTAATACTCACTGTGCAGCCATTTGTCTGTTACAGCCACAACTGGACCGTCAAACTTCAGTCACTCTTGAAAGTTGCTGATGCAAGACTGTGTTATGTGATAAGGAGCTGACTGGATGTTTCACAATTTGTCTGTGAATGTTCTTGCTGGAAGCTATGCTTTTACTGGACATTAACATTACCAAGACACTGTGGATTATGACTAATCTGTGCAATGTTGTTAGTTTACAGCGCTAAGTCCCAAAGGCCCAAATATTCCCGGTATGAAAGCACAGACCAGAAGAAGAAATAGTTGCTGTATAGAATCAACATCCAATATCTTGTATATTTACATATTATATTTTTGGAACATTGAACAAGATGATGGAAGAGATATCTATTCATTAGTTTGTCAGTTTTCtgcaacatttatttacatcacATCTCAGCACATTACAGTGTTACTCTTCACAGAAGACCAGTCAGACACCTGCAGTGAACATTTACAGCATGGTCCATCACTGCCTGACAGCTTTTCTCTTGTTGTTCCAGAACAGCTTGATTCTGTAAAAGTAATCTATATGCAACATTCTCTGTAACATAAAAGCAATATTCTAATAATTCAAAACAAAGTCTAATCAGTACACATTCTTTGCTTTTGCTAGGTTCATGATTCACTTGTACGTATAATATGTACAAATAAATTCAAAGGGGAAACTAAACCATAATATTCCACAAAACGGAAATACGCTCCACAAGTTGAATTCCTTTGAAGTGTCATAGATTAGAACACAACACTAGCAAGGACGTGCAGTGACTGAAGCACGTTTAATCCTGTAGGTTTTCAAGAACCTAAAACTTACAGCGTAACACTGATGCGTGGAGTGACTCTCAAGGTGGAATTGACTTGTGCTTATAGTTTGTTATGCTGCTCTTTGCATATGCTTACTGTAAAACTTTTAATAGCTAACTGAACCAGGTGTTTCCAGATTTAACGGGTCAACCTCTGCAACGGTAACGTCTCGCTGATGCATTTAATAACGCAACTTTATGAATACGCAATAACAAAACACAGTTTTAGAATCTGTAGTATCACATTTCCTGCTATATAATGTCAATCAATACCGCAGCAGCGGTGGGGAAATGTGCATAACTGTGACAGGACAATTTGCTGCAACATTCAAATTCAATCGTATTTGCCTGAATCAAAGTGCATTCTTCAGCAGAACGTGAAAAAATAATGTATTCTGAGCAACGATGGCAAAAAATAAACAGTCCTGTTGGAAACCGTACGTCCCGAACAACTTGGGGAATAAAAGCTCAGCTTCTACCATATTAACTGCATCTTTGACACTATAGCAACCAGAATATGACTCTAAAATGCTCCACTTCACGAAAAGCAAAGAAGATGAGAGATGCCGCGGCTGCAGACGGGCTCGTCCTCGCGGAATCAACAAGACGTTGCAGAAAGCTGTGAACAtgaagtgtgtctgtgctccCAGTTTCCAGGACTGCACTGGTCTTCCTGGGGGCTGTGGTGTCGATCACAGTAATGTGATGATGTTCTAAAACCACTGCTGTGTCTAAATCTGAGCCATCAGTACGAAGCGACTGCAGATCCAGTCTACAAAAGGAAcctgtgaaataaaaaataccaGATATGAGAGACTGATAGAAATACCAATACTAGAACGCTACTGTAAAATCCATTCTATGGAAACTGGCATGTGTGTTGGCCCTAATGTTGAAATGGAGAAAACGAAGATACAAAGACAAAAGTTCTGTTAATTTCCGTCGTCACATCCACCTTCCTACACTGTCACAACTCATTCCAGCATGCTGTTACTGCCTCTGTATCCGTCTCCAGCCTTTAAACCAATTTATCCTGAAGGACAAATCACACATGCATTTTTAGCTTATCGTTCTCTCATCGCATCTAGACCTGCTTCTTTATGTATCCTTGAAGACATTCAAATTGCAATGCAATTGTCGAAAGTATGGACCGAGCTCCCATCATGACAGACAGAGGGCTGAATGCACACATTATGGCTTGACAGGTGAGAAGACTAGAGGAGATAAACCAACATAATGAAACATCAGGAAACCTCTAGATAGTGATTTTACCCAGTTTCAAATTCAGTGTCTTAATTAAGATTCTGCATTTTTACTGGAATTGTCCAGTTACTGTTTATTAACAGGCGCAACTCATGCTAACCTTTTCCAAAGACATATAAACTGCAGATTCATCAAATGTTGAAACTGAGTGTTTTAACAAgcaagttaaaaaaacaaaaacaactcgACTCCGCTAACAGACAAAACATCTACCATAAGAAATGATCTGAGGtggatttgaaaaaaaaaaagtatccATCCGCCTGTCCATCAttaatcatccatccatccatccatccatccatccatccatccatccatccatccatccatccatccatccatccatccatccattcatccacaCACCCACCCAGATGAAAAGATGAAGATATGCCAGAACCTAAAAAGTGATCTCCATCAGTGCTGGCGGGATGAAGgtcagaaagagaaggagctgcCGCTTTAGCTGCACGTCTGAGGGAGCCGCAGAGGGCACGGGGCGTTTCCTTTTGGGCCCATTGCACAGTGGGGTGTTACAGCAGGAGATGCAGACTGAGTTGAGCTTGCCGGTACAGAACTGCTGGTAGCCAGAGGAGGCAATGAGGCAAGCCCCGGACGAGGCACAGGACTTCCTGTAATGTATACCTGCAAAGAGAGACCAGGGGAATTTGTATGCTTACAGGCTAACTCATACTATAAAcatactatataatatataacacaATCATATGCCTGATCGTCGTGTTTTTGAATGCTGAGTTGAACATTTTATTGAGCTTCAAGCGGATGGAGGTATTGACTTCCCGTCTGCTCTTGTTAACCTTGCTATATACTATATTAGCACATTTTTATGGGTGtgtaaagaaaaacattccACAGCGTAACTTCATTGCCACCAACTCTCCACTTAGAATATATGTAATTCCTTTGAACAGTATTCATCATTTAAGGAGCTTCTTTCATTGTGGCCTCGACTGCAAAGGAAAGTTCCACTTACTGGGCGAGAAAAAAGTTAGAATAAATCAAATTCTGATCGGTTCAATCTGCAGGTCTAATGATTCAGCGTGTGGAGATGGGGCACAAAGCATGACATCATCACCTACAGCGAGCGCAATTGTGCAGGTGAATGTTTCACTCAAGGACGTCACACAGAGCTCTGAACTTGGAAGTTTCCATTTATGAACTCACGTGTCTAACCATGAACcttgctgctgtttgatgtcCATCACACCAAACAGGGCTGTACAATAAAGTCACTATATATTATCAATTTAAGATTGTAGTTATATTTATTGCTCCTCATATTATGAGGAAAAGGCTGAAATTATTGCTTTTGATTTGGTTATTGCTTTGACAGATAATATTAGCTacaaaactactgtaattaCAGTAAGAACCTTATTCCATTAAGactccatcatcatcagttaaagcgatacttcaccgctaaaaagcaaaatgtgttgtaaataatttacattttatcagcaaaaatgtgcaacaaaatTTAACATTAATGGGCTATggccagagaaaacagggaaaatggaagtaatatgtgttgtggttgaaaatggtcatatcctacaacactcagaatgcattgcgctctgCCGAGCGGCAGTCATTGGTCCTACCTGTTGTTTAGCTCTGCCCCCCTCAGCTCggccgttgctggggcaggttcagaaaaaaacgggaagcactagttgtagtctgtaaGCACATGGCAAAAAGTCCTCTGAGATGTCTcaggggacttttgcagaggaataaattataatttatctGCATAAAAAATATGCAGGAACTTGTTTGTCTCTTCATTCTCAAATATTACCTGCCATcgtttgggtcaacccccattgaaaatcggtgaagtttttctttaatgaaAAATAACATGTTTGGCAAAAAACTGCAATATCcacaaaattatgtttttttagaGAGGTCTTATTCCTGGTGTGAAACATTACCTTCTTATCTCTAAATTATGCTACATGTGCTACACCTGCATGTCCTGATGTAACTGACTCCCTGAGTCAACACTACTAAAGGGGAACAGTCGCACACAGTGTCATCTCCTGGACAAGGAGAAGCCACCACCATCCAGTTTcttctgcagacagtcagtTCTGCTGCCTACAGGCGtaggtttttgttttctggACATCAGTGGAATGTTGATCTAATGTTGTGACAGTAGAAAGGagagtacagtatgtctttCAAATAAGTAAGAGGAAAAGTTTTGAGATACAACAAAACACTAACTCTTACAAAAACTCTCACACTGCATCAAGCTGAGCATTATTAATAGATTAATATAAGGATTTGTATATATTTGCAATTCACACATATGGAGGCTATAGAAAAGGATAGTTGTTATAGTTATAGCTGTTGACGATCATGTATgaaaaagggagaaaatgtcacagctgattttatttgtttatggaGGCTGTGATTGCTCCACTTGAAAATAAAGGTCAcatcattataaaaaaacactttaagaGATGATATTTCTCTGTTTCCGCTGCCAGACGGTGACTTTGGCTGACCCAGAGCCAGCCTCAGCGCTCACTCATCACTGCGTCTAGAAACCTAGAAAGCGTGTGCTGCACAATGACATGGTTGTGTAATGctctaaatgtttgtttaatcaCGGAAAAGAGCTCCATTTAGATTCACGCCCACAGCTTACCCTTCACATGACAGACAATGACGGCTATGTGCAACAGACTTTCATCTCATCACCTGAGCGTGGATTTTTTTGGAACAGCTGGTAAATGTCATCCCACAAACAGTGGAACACAGTGTCCAGTATTACAGTAGTTTCTGCAATGG carries:
- the LOC114850775 gene encoding ly6/PLAUR domain-containing protein 1-like isoform X1, producing the protein MRLLAVVTLFGVLVDAGDALQIQCYQCEEVKHNDCSTPEYIVNCTVNVQDMCQKEVLVKPDGIHYRKSCASSGACLIASSGYQQFCTGKLNSVCISCCNTPLCNGPKRKRPVPSAAPSDVQLKRQLLLFLTFIPPALMEITF
- the LOC114850775 gene encoding ly6/PLAUR domain-containing protein 1-like isoform X2 — translated: MKGDALQIQCYQCEEVKHNDCSTPEYIVNCTVNVQDMCQKEVLVKPDGIHYRKSCASSGACLIASSGYQQFCTGKLNSVCISCCNTPLCNGPKRKRPVPSAAPSDVQLKRQLLLFLTFIPPALMEITF